The proteins below come from a single Serratia fonticola genomic window:
- the ypfJ gene encoding KPN_02809 family neutral zinc metallopeptidase: protein MRWQGRRESDNVEDRRGQSSGLGGGGGGPRIPIGGKGGLIILVVVLVAGYYGVDLTPLLNGGDVSPQSQQQSASISPQDDQLAKFTSVVLASTEDNWQGIFKQMGKNYQDPKLVMYRGATRTGCGTGQSVMGPFYCPADDTVYIDLSFYQDMKTKLGAGGDFAQAYVVAHEVGHHVQNLLGIERKVRQMQQGASQAEVNRLSVKMELQADCFAGVWGHYAEKQQMLEAGDLQAALNAAQAIGDDRLQQQSQGRVVPDSFTHGTSQQRYTWFKQGFDSGDPNTCNTFASR from the coding sequence ATGCGTTGGCAAGGGCGTCGTGAAAGTGACAATGTCGAGGATCGCCGTGGGCAGTCTTCAGGTCTGGGCGGCGGCGGTGGCGGCCCCCGGATACCTATCGGCGGCAAAGGTGGCCTGATCATTCTGGTCGTGGTGCTGGTTGCCGGTTACTACGGGGTAGACCTGACTCCGCTGCTGAATGGCGGAGATGTTTCTCCACAGTCTCAGCAGCAAAGCGCCAGCATCAGCCCGCAAGACGATCAACTGGCCAAGTTTACCTCGGTGGTGCTGGCCTCTACCGAAGATAACTGGCAGGGCATCTTCAAGCAGATGGGGAAAAACTATCAGGATCCCAAACTGGTGATGTACCGGGGCGCGACGCGTACCGGCTGCGGCACCGGCCAATCGGTGATGGGGCCGTTCTATTGCCCGGCGGATGATACGGTCTATATCGATCTCTCGTTCTACCAGGATATGAAAACCAAGCTGGGTGCGGGCGGTGATTTTGCCCAGGCCTATGTGGTTGCGCATGAAGTCGGCCACCACGTGCAGAATCTATTGGGGATTGAGCGTAAGGTGCGCCAGATGCAGCAAGGGGCTAGCCAGGCAGAGGTTAACCGCCTGTCGGTGAAAATGGAGCTTCAGGCCGACTGCTTTGCTGGCGTTTGGGGCCACTACGCCGAGAAACAGCAGATGCTGGAAGCGGGCGATCTGCAAGCCGCGCTGAATGCCGCGCAGGCGATTGGTGACGACCGTTTGCAGCAGCAAAGCCAGGGGCGAGTGGTGCCAGACAGCTTTACGCATGGCACCTCGCAGCAGCGTTATACCTGGTTCAAGCAAGGGTTCGATAGCGGCGACCCTAACACCTGCAACACCTTCGCCTCCCGTTGA
- the ypfH gene encoding esterase, translating into MKHSHFVVQSPATPAEQLILLFHGVGDNPVAMGEIGSYFAKDFPQALVVSIGGPFAFGNGEGRQWFSVQGITEDNRVQRIAEVMPTFVETVRYWQQHSGVSYAGTALVGFSQGSIMALEGLKAEAKLAGRVVAFSGRFAQLPQAGFGDSVVHLIHGETDGVIAAEHAQAAEAQLQAVGADVTLDIEPGVGHAISSGMMNAALERLHYYVPQRYWEEAMFGKRGDLIAFK; encoded by the coding sequence ATGAAACACTCGCATTTCGTTGTCCAAAGCCCCGCAACACCGGCAGAGCAACTGATACTGTTGTTTCATGGCGTAGGGGATAACCCGGTGGCGATGGGGGAGATCGGCAGTTACTTCGCCAAAGATTTCCCACAGGCCTTGGTGGTCAGCATTGGTGGCCCATTCGCTTTTGGTAACGGTGAGGGGCGCCAATGGTTCTCGGTTCAGGGGATCACCGAAGACAACCGCGTGCAGCGTATTGCCGAAGTGATGCCGACCTTTGTTGAAACCGTGCGCTACTGGCAGCAACACAGCGGCGTGAGCTACGCGGGCACTGCGCTGGTTGGTTTTTCGCAGGGTTCGATTATGGCGCTGGAAGGGTTAAAAGCCGAAGCCAAACTGGCCGGGCGGGTAGTAGCCTTCAGCGGCCGTTTTGCCCAGTTACCGCAAGCCGGTTTTGGTGACAGCGTGGTACACCTGATCCATGGTGAGACGGACGGCGTTATTGCTGCGGAGCATGCACAAGCGGCTGAGGCTCAGCTACAGGCTGTTGGCGCAGATGTGACGTTGGATATTGAGCCAGGCGTCGGGCATGCAATCAGTTCGGGCATGATGAACGCTGCCCTGGAGCGTTTGCATTACTACGTGCCGCAGCGCTATTGGGAAGAGGCGA
- a CDS encoding response regulator transcription factor, with the protein MNINIVIADDHPAILSGISYELSAIRTLSIVGKAINSTGILDVLNRTDCDVLITDYVMPGGTAGDGMAMLSFLRRNYPELKIIVFTIIDNPAIVAEILKLGVGSVLNKVEDIGHVISAIHAVYAGATYISPHFKSVAQGLGGNMVSRTTNYKLTRREAEVIRLYVSGMSVNDIASQLKRTKQTISSQKTSAMRKLQISRDADLFRFAFETGLTSVG; encoded by the coding sequence ATGAATATTAATATTGTTATTGCTGACGATCACCCGGCGATACTCTCTGGTATCTCATATGAGTTATCGGCAATCCGTACGCTAAGTATTGTCGGGAAGGCGATTAACTCAACAGGGATCCTTGATGTATTAAATCGGACTGACTGTGATGTTCTTATAACAGACTATGTAATGCCAGGGGGTACGGCTGGAGATGGCATGGCCATGCTTTCTTTCTTAAGGCGCAACTACCCAGAGTTAAAAATTATTGTCTTTACTATTATAGATAACCCGGCAATTGTGGCCGAAATACTCAAGTTGGGGGTGGGTTCAGTGTTGAATAAGGTTGAAGATATTGGCCATGTTATCTCTGCCATACATGCTGTCTATGCGGGGGCAACCTATATCTCACCTCATTTCAAGTCAGTTGCACAAGGCTTGGGGGGGAATATGGTTTCGCGTACGACTAACTATAAACTAACAAGGCGAGAGGCTGAGGTTATCAGGCTGTATGTCTCTGGGATGTCTGTAAACGATATTGCTAGCCAGTTAAAGCGAACAAAACAAACGATCAGTTCGCAGAAAACCAGTGCTATGCGGAAACTTCAGATCTCGAGGGATGCTGATCTGTTTCGCTTTGCTTTTGAAACGGGTTTAACCAGTGTAGGCTAA
- a CDS encoding TolC family protein, giving the protein MKLTKIKNNLLKPRALMLNASMRVLLCASIASSFTLLAQANTQDIVLIAAEDEPRHGKTSSWSLSSASEKTKDTEIRGTFGEYRLIAEQAQNLSPSKKAVDKEEIKTAASSKAAAYVSRQKQVSRQDRERGEMSSSAFKTILAGALKQAIAHSPSLKQNSAELGAANADVREAEGQRWPQIDVSANSRSRSLGRSTNPAAQSVNVNMTTTVYDWGRTDKLIDSRKELGVAATQKYMVTVETLAQDVAITILEKEKASRATAINQQYAERMKQLVDMLGDIVAADSGRASELVQARARLLEAESGRDAWQARERDAEIKLRRLIGKNNVKIPQNINFTLPDIELNQLLSVAQNHPALLQAEAEAKASKLQAESLRAAEKPQINWVVTKSTGKDDFGREDPWQTMVTVSWPVFRGGSATAAREAALLRAEAELEVKEKQQMDLEFEARAAVQDANTLLTRANLYVNLIEETAKVKAAFFDQWYHLGRRTLLDVLIAESDYNNNRVNEVSYRFDSYLAVLKAYGSTGMLSRWLLDDMNNFER; this is encoded by the coding sequence ATGAAATTAACTAAAATTAAAAATAATTTGTTAAAGCCTCGTGCTTTAATGTTGAATGCGTCAATGCGTGTTTTACTGTGTGCGAGTATAGCATCTTCATTTACTCTGCTTGCTCAGGCTAATACGCAGGATATCGTCCTTATTGCAGCGGAGGATGAGCCTCGCCACGGTAAGACTTCATCATGGAGTTTGTCTTCAGCTTCAGAAAAAACAAAAGATACCGAGATTCGCGGTACTTTTGGGGAGTATCGGCTAATAGCCGAGCAGGCACAGAATTTATCTCCAAGTAAAAAGGCAGTAGATAAAGAAGAGATTAAGACCGCTGCATCCTCCAAAGCCGCAGCCTATGTATCACGTCAAAAGCAGGTATCTCGTCAAGACCGTGAGCGTGGTGAGATGAGCAGTAGTGCTTTTAAAACTATTCTGGCTGGTGCTTTAAAACAGGCTATAGCACATAGCCCTTCGCTGAAACAAAACAGTGCAGAGCTTGGTGCCGCAAATGCTGATGTGCGTGAAGCCGAAGGACAACGCTGGCCACAAATTGACGTCAGTGCCAATTCTCGTTCAAGATCGTTAGGCCGCAGTACTAATCCTGCAGCTCAGTCAGTTAATGTGAATATGACGACGACTGTCTACGATTGGGGACGCACTGATAAATTGATCGATAGCCGAAAAGAGCTTGGCGTAGCAGCAACTCAAAAGTATATGGTTACTGTAGAAACGTTGGCGCAGGACGTCGCCATTACTATTTTGGAGAAAGAGAAGGCGAGCCGGGCAACGGCTATCAACCAACAATATGCTGAACGGATGAAACAATTAGTCGATATGTTGGGGGATATAGTGGCGGCGGACAGTGGACGTGCTAGTGAGTTGGTGCAGGCGCGTGCCAGATTATTGGAAGCAGAATCCGGTCGAGATGCATGGCAAGCCCGGGAGAGGGATGCTGAAATAAAACTGCGTAGGCTGATTGGCAAAAATAATGTCAAAATCCCCCAGAATATTAATTTTACGCTGCCGGATATCGAGCTGAACCAACTGCTGTCAGTTGCTCAGAATCATCCCGCTTTATTGCAGGCAGAAGCAGAAGCAAAAGCGTCTAAGCTTCAGGCTGAATCGCTGCGTGCTGCAGAAAAACCACAAATAAATTGGGTAGTGACGAAATCAACAGGTAAGGATGATTTTGGCCGTGAAGATCCTTGGCAGACCATGGTAACTGTCAGTTGGCCTGTCTTCCGTGGCGGTTCTGCCACTGCGGCCAGAGAGGCTGCACTGCTGAGAGCTGAAGCTGAACTCGAGGTGAAAGAAAAACAACAAATGGATCTGGAGTTTGAAGCACGTGCCGCAGTTCAGGATGCTAATACCTTGCTGACAAGGGCAAATCTCTATGTCAATTTGATTGAGGAAACAGCAAAGGTTAAGGCTGCATTTTTTGACCAGTGGTACCATCTTGGCCGTCGGACACTGCTTGATGTTCTGATTGCTGAAAGTGATTACAACAATAATCGTGTCAACGAAGTTTCATACCGTTTTGACAGTTATCTTGCCGTATTAAAAGCCTATGGAAGTACGGGGATGTTAAGCCGCTGGTTACTTGATGATATGAATAACTTTGAGCGGTAA
- a CDS encoding type I secretion system permease/ATPase, with translation MHSEKERLKQNDDSLTLPPPERVVDTLLECTLWMCEYQGSSRSAESLCAGLPKGNQLTPSQALSALNNAGLTAGTVRRRAHEFSSHLMPIILLRKDRGAAILLASRRDEEGKLRFQIIFPEIGVDSPVEIDQQELSTWYAEHAILVKPSAQVDSRAGEETPHSAGHWLFSTLWRYRSYYRSAALAAVVVNILALASIFFTMNVYDRVVPNQAYVTLWSLAIGVAIAMCFEAVTRFIRAGLLDMAAKKADLVLGSRLFRQALGVRMEHKPPSAGAFANQLREFESVRDFFTSATLAAISDLPFVLLFVGVIFVIGGPLGWIPLMMIPCIIIISVLIQWPLARTMRENLRESSLKQGVLLESIEGMETLKAVSGEGHMTRRWEAFSAAAASTSMKSRQLTSTALNLVTFLQQLQTVIIVVVGVYLIGDGSLSQGALIGTVMLAGRATAPLTQVAGLAVRFQQAKAAMASLNRLMDMPLDREIDKKYLPLPSLQGRLELKGIKFAYPAPPDKPNQPVLEGINVSIEPNERVAILGKIGSGKSTLLRLIARLYQPTAGQMMIGGIDVAQIDPADWRGTVGYVGQEARLFYGTLRENIMIGRPEASTDELLRVLQLTGLDQIAQKHPMGINLPIGEMGEGLSGGQRQLVSLARSLLARPQMLLLDEPTSAMDTQTEAVFMARLNNATQGQTLVLVTHRTSLLNLVDRILIVDEGRIVADGPKNEIIAALTATGDRESVDKTSAKTK, from the coding sequence ATGCATTCAGAAAAAGAACGCCTGAAACAGAACGATGATTCACTTACGCTTCCGCCCCCTGAACGGGTCGTAGATACGCTGCTTGAATGCACGTTGTGGATGTGTGAATACCAGGGTTCATCCCGTAGCGCTGAAAGCCTCTGCGCAGGGTTACCTAAAGGAAATCAACTGACTCCATCACAGGCTCTTAGTGCGTTGAATAATGCGGGCCTGACTGCGGGAACAGTTCGTCGGCGGGCACACGAATTCTCTTCGCATCTGATGCCTATCATATTGTTACGTAAAGATCGTGGAGCGGCAATTCTGCTTGCTTCTCGTCGTGATGAAGAAGGTAAGCTTCGTTTTCAGATAATTTTTCCCGAAATCGGAGTTGATTCACCGGTAGAGATAGACCAGCAGGAACTCTCAACCTGGTATGCAGAACATGCCATTCTGGTCAAACCTAGCGCACAGGTCGATTCCCGTGCCGGTGAAGAAACACCGCATTCCGCTGGGCATTGGCTGTTCAGCACATTATGGCGTTATCGCAGCTATTATCGCAGTGCAGCGCTTGCCGCCGTCGTCGTCAACATTCTGGCGCTAGCCAGCATATTTTTTACGATGAATGTCTATGATCGCGTGGTACCAAATCAGGCTTATGTCACGCTTTGGTCCTTGGCTATCGGCGTGGCTATTGCCATGTGTTTTGAAGCCGTCACTCGCTTTATCCGAGCAGGTTTATTGGATATGGCGGCTAAAAAAGCCGACCTGGTTTTAGGATCTCGGTTGTTCCGCCAGGCATTGGGTGTGCGAATGGAGCACAAACCCCCTTCTGCCGGGGCTTTTGCCAACCAATTGCGAGAATTTGAATCGGTACGAGACTTTTTTACCTCGGCTACCTTGGCTGCTATATCAGATTTACCGTTTGTTCTGCTGTTTGTCGGTGTGATCTTTGTTATTGGTGGTCCACTGGGGTGGATCCCACTCATGATGATACCTTGCATCATCATCATAAGCGTGCTTATTCAGTGGCCATTGGCTCGAACCATGCGTGAAAACCTGCGTGAGTCGTCACTCAAACAAGGAGTATTGCTGGAATCCATAGAGGGGATGGAAACACTCAAAGCCGTTAGTGGAGAAGGGCATATGACACGTCGCTGGGAAGCGTTCAGTGCGGCCGCTGCCAGTACCTCTATGAAGTCACGCCAGCTTACCAGTACGGCATTGAATCTGGTGACGTTCCTGCAACAGTTGCAGACAGTCATTATTGTGGTAGTTGGCGTTTATTTGATTGGTGATGGCTCTCTTTCTCAAGGGGCTTTGATCGGGACGGTGATGTTGGCCGGGCGTGCAACGGCACCGCTGACACAGGTCGCTGGGTTAGCAGTGCGTTTCCAGCAAGCCAAAGCGGCGATGGCTTCTTTGAACCGCCTTATGGATATGCCACTTGATCGCGAGATTGATAAAAAGTATTTGCCATTGCCTTCACTACAGGGGCGATTGGAACTTAAAGGGATCAAGTTTGCTTACCCTGCACCGCCAGATAAACCTAATCAACCAGTACTAGAAGGGATAAATGTTTCAATCGAACCTAACGAGCGGGTAGCGATACTGGGGAAAATAGGCAGTGGTAAATCGACTTTACTGCGTCTGATCGCCCGCCTTTATCAACCAACTGCTGGGCAGATGATGATTGGGGGGATCGATGTTGCACAGATTGACCCGGCAGACTGGCGGGGAACCGTAGGATATGTTGGCCAGGAGGCGCGCTTGTTTTACGGTACGCTGCGCGAAAATATCATGATTGGTCGTCCAGAAGCCTCCACCGATGAGCTTTTGCGAGTTTTGCAACTGACAGGATTGGATCAGATTGCGCAGAAGCACCCTATGGGGATCAACCTGCCTATCGGCGAAATGGGAGAAGGGCTGTCTGGAGGACAACGTCAATTAGTTTCTTTGGCACGTAGTCTGTTGGCCCGTCCACAAATGCTGTTATTGGATGAACCTACAAGTGCTATGGATACGCAAACTGAAGCCGTTTTTATGGCGCGACTGAATAACGCGACACAAGGCCAGACGCTGGTATTAGTGACTCACCGGACTTCATTACTCAATCTGGTTGACAGGATTTTGATTGTCGATGAAGGGCGTATCGTAGCTGACGGGCCAAAAAATGAAATTATCGCTGCTTTGACCGCAACGGGCGATCGTGAATCAGTGGATAAAACTTCTGCTAAAACGAAATAA
- a CDS encoding HlyD family type I secretion periplasmic adaptor subunit: MFNKLRSRFKRAPKPAPLQAGDAAFMSDLRESLLIQSAPGSRAVLYIICIIMATGITWAHYAEVEEITQGEGKIISKSREQVIESLEGGIIEEMLVREGDIVEKGQPLLKIDPTRASSTYQEMNAKLMGLKAMMARLEAEAYQKPLKYPEELQKYPLMMEQETKAYESRKKSLEDSLNALQRSRDLILKEISMTAPLAARGLISEVELLRMRRQANDLDIQIVERRNRYQGEANAELTKAELEVAQLIEGQVGRKDVLTRTTIYAPVYGTVKNVTISTIGGVIQPGGDIMEIVPLEDQLIVEGQIKPQDVAFLRPGLPATVKVSAYDYGIYGGLKGTVVHISPDTLQDEKKLAAGRPDAIYYRVQILTDTSWLESSGKKLPIIPGMTATVEIRTGTKTILDYLLKPVFKAREAFRER, translated from the coding sequence ATGTTTAATAAACTACGGAGCCGCTTTAAGCGTGCTCCAAAACCTGCCCCTTTGCAAGCAGGTGATGCAGCATTTATGAGTGATTTACGTGAGTCATTGCTTATTCAGTCTGCACCAGGCTCCCGTGCTGTTTTATATATTATTTGTATCATTATGGCTACAGGGATCACTTGGGCCCATTATGCGGAAGTTGAAGAAATTACCCAAGGTGAGGGGAAGATTATTTCAAAAAGCCGTGAACAAGTTATAGAAAGCCTAGAAGGTGGGATAATTGAAGAGATGTTGGTACGCGAAGGGGATATTGTTGAGAAAGGGCAGCCTTTGCTAAAAATAGATCCAACCCGAGCAAGCTCTACTTACCAGGAAATGAATGCCAAGCTGATGGGGTTAAAAGCCATGATGGCGCGGTTGGAAGCTGAGGCTTATCAAAAGCCGCTGAAATACCCAGAGGAATTACAAAAGTATCCTTTGATGATGGAACAGGAAACAAAAGCTTATGAGTCACGGAAAAAATCTCTTGAGGACAGTTTGAATGCATTGCAACGCAGTCGCGATCTTATTTTGAAAGAGATCTCCATGACTGCGCCATTAGCTGCGCGTGGTTTGATCTCGGAAGTAGAGCTTCTGCGTATGAGGCGGCAGGCTAATGACTTGGATATTCAGATCGTCGAGCGTCGTAATCGCTACCAGGGTGAGGCGAATGCAGAATTGACCAAAGCCGAACTTGAAGTTGCACAGTTGATAGAAGGGCAGGTAGGTCGCAAAGATGTTCTTACCCGAACCACTATTTATGCCCCTGTTTACGGGACGGTGAAAAACGTTACCATCAGCACGATTGGTGGTGTTATCCAGCCGGGGGGGGACATTATGGAAATTGTTCCGCTGGAAGATCAACTGATTGTAGAAGGGCAGATTAAACCGCAGGACGTGGCTTTCCTTCGCCCAGGGCTTCCGGCAACCGTTAAAGTTTCCGCTTATGACTATGGTATTTACGGCGGCCTGAAAGGAACCGTGGTGCACATAAGCCCTGATACATTACAAGATGAAAAAAAATTAGCAGCCGGTCGTCCAGATGCCATTTATTATCGGGTTCAAATACTCACTGATACCAGTTGGCTTGAATCTTCTGGTAAGAAACTACCGATTATTCCTGGCATGACCGCCACTGTAGAAATCCGTACAGGAACCAAGACAATCTTGGATTATTTGTTAAAGCCAGTATTTAAAGCTAGAGAAGCATTTCGCGAGAGATAA
- a CDS encoding tRNA(Met) cytidine acetyltransferase TmcA, with the protein MLQKMQQRMQQQGIRRLLVISGEPQWCRDQAQQLAAQLPGDWPWVGNDAPAGIDALASSAVKTLLGQERLHAVFDALAGLDVEALAQLCGTLQAGSWLLLLVPPWQSWPQQPDSDSLRWSDCPQQIATPHFIHHLQQQLLADSEVSIWRQGEPLCLAPLPSRPAWQAPQGNPSDEQQAVLARLLAAESGIWVLTAARGRGKSTVAGMLMASSPLTCWITGPSRAATDVASEWAAGRAQFWAPDALLQHCSEQGAKGVGWLLVDEAAAIPGPLLQQLMDYFPRVLLTTTVQGYEGTGRGFLLKFCATLPQWQPLSLQQPMRWAAGDALERIIDHALLFNEEPVWAVAGQSPTFGAIEQAELCADPQRLRRFYALLCSAHYRTSPLDLRRLMDAPGMHFSAASLGDEVVGALWLVDEGGLSVELAHEVWAGRRRPRGNLVAQSLAAHSGQWWAPTLRSRRITRIAVLPELRQQGIASRLVEQQKRVSKGLDFLSVSFGYTEPLWRFWQSCGFTLVRIGNKPEASSGCYSAMALLAISEQGEALCHAAHKHLARDWRWLRQRSDLLLEFDDDADPLLNEEDWRELAGFAFAHRPLEASLGALQRLLLTSPLPCAALRAHLQQQQTMAQCAAQYGLSGQKALLRVWRQEAGQALQQLNAQHCRYWQEWAQSLQ; encoded by the coding sequence ATGTTACAAAAAATGCAGCAACGCATGCAGCAGCAGGGTATTCGGCGGCTGTTGGTGATCAGCGGCGAACCACAATGGTGCCGAGATCAGGCACAGCAACTGGCGGCACAACTGCCGGGTGACTGGCCTTGGGTCGGTAATGACGCGCCCGCAGGAATCGATGCGTTGGCGAGTAGCGCGGTCAAAACCCTGTTGGGGCAGGAGCGGTTGCATGCGGTATTTGATGCGTTAGCGGGGCTGGACGTTGAAGCGCTGGCCCAGCTCTGCGGGACATTACAAGCCGGTAGCTGGTTACTGTTGCTGGTTCCACCTTGGCAAAGTTGGCCGCAGCAGCCTGATAGCGACAGCCTGCGCTGGAGCGATTGCCCACAGCAGATCGCCACACCCCATTTTATCCACCATCTGCAACAACAGTTGCTGGCCGATAGCGAAGTGTCTATTTGGCGGCAAGGTGAACCGTTGTGCCTGGCACCCTTACCATCACGGCCAGCCTGGCAAGCTCCCCAGGGTAATCCGAGTGATGAACAGCAGGCCGTTTTGGCCCGGTTGTTGGCGGCCGAGTCTGGGATCTGGGTATTAACCGCTGCGCGTGGCCGGGGGAAATCGACGGTGGCGGGGATGTTGATGGCCAGCAGCCCGCTAACCTGTTGGATCACCGGCCCGAGCCGCGCCGCTACCGACGTTGCCAGCGAGTGGGCCGCCGGACGGGCCCAGTTTTGGGCACCGGATGCTTTGCTACAGCATTGTTCTGAACAGGGTGCAAAGGGGGTTGGTTGGCTGCTGGTGGATGAGGCCGCAGCAATTCCTGGTCCTTTACTGCAACAGCTAATGGACTATTTCCCACGCGTATTACTGACAACCACGGTGCAGGGTTACGAAGGAACGGGGCGCGGCTTTTTACTGAAGTTCTGCGCCACCTTGCCGCAGTGGCAGCCGCTAAGCTTGCAGCAACCGATGCGTTGGGCAGCGGGCGATGCCCTGGAGCGGATTATCGATCATGCCTTGCTGTTCAACGAGGAACCGGTATGGGCCGTGGCCGGGCAGTCACCCACTTTTGGTGCTATTGAACAGGCTGAACTGTGTGCCGATCCGCAACGGTTACGGCGTTTCTATGCGTTGCTCTGTAGCGCACACTATAGAACCTCACCGCTGGATTTACGCCGCCTGATGGATGCGCCCGGGATGCACTTCAGTGCGGCATCGCTGGGGGATGAGGTAGTAGGGGCTCTGTGGCTGGTGGACGAGGGCGGGTTATCGGTTGAACTGGCCCACGAGGTTTGGGCTGGCCGTAGAAGGCCACGTGGCAATCTGGTCGCTCAATCTTTGGCGGCACATAGCGGCCAATGGTGGGCACCTACGCTGCGTTCCCGTCGCATTACCCGTATCGCTGTATTGCCGGAGTTACGTCAGCAAGGGATCGCCAGCCGGTTGGTGGAACAGCAAAAACGCGTCTCGAAGGGGTTGGATTTTCTTTCCGTCAGCTTCGGCTATACCGAGCCGCTGTGGCGGTTCTGGCAATCCTGTGGCTTCACCCTGGTGCGTATTGGCAACAAACCGGAGGCCAGCAGCGGCTGTTATAGCGCCATGGCATTGCTGGCCATTAGCGAGCAAGGGGAGGCGCTGTGCCATGCGGCGCATAAGCACCTGGCACGGGATTGGCGCTGGTTGCGGCAACGTAGCGACCTGTTGCTGGAGTTCGACGATGATGCCGATCCGCTATTAAATGAGGAAGATTGGCGCGAGCTGGCCGGTTTTGCCTTTGCCCACCGGCCCTTGGAGGCTAGCCTGGGGGCGCTACAACGTCTGCTGTTGACCAGCCCATTGCCCTGTGCGGCATTGCGCGCGCATTTGCAGCAACAACAAACCATGGCCCAGTGCGCAGCCCAATATGGCCTGAGTGGCCAAAAAGCCTTGCTGCGGGTTTGGCGACAAGAGGCTGGGCAGGCGTTGCAACAACTTAATGCGCAACATTGTCGTTACTGGCAGGAGTGGGCGCAGTCGTTGCAATAA
- a CDS encoding LuxR C-terminal-related transcriptional regulator — protein sequence MERECFVVTDNSYFYLGLTEFLSGLPNHSMSKLSLNSFCKTNDYRGSDLFFVCFDDMLSNFKALLFFENINNDVMFFSKNNKVGKLCSKFGFNGKKIEKTMDFNVMFRKRDESGSRRELLSKMEVKVITKLLDGESNVNFARKVKRSEKTISHHKRRALFKVGVDDINLFYNNINKDIFDIL from the coding sequence ATGGAGAGGGAGTGTTTTGTCGTAACAGATAATAGTTACTTTTATTTGGGTTTGACTGAATTTTTAAGTGGTTTACCTAATCACTCAATGTCTAAATTGTCATTGAATTCTTTCTGCAAAACAAATGACTATCGAGGTTCCGATTTGTTTTTTGTTTGCTTTGACGATATGTTGTCAAATTTTAAAGCATTATTGTTTTTTGAAAACATAAACAATGATGTAATGTTTTTTTCAAAGAATAATAAAGTGGGAAAACTTTGTTCAAAATTCGGATTTAATGGAAAAAAAATAGAAAAAACAATGGATTTTAATGTAATGTTTCGCAAGAGAGATGAAAGTGGAAGTAGGAGGGAACTATTATCTAAAATGGAAGTTAAAGTCATTACAAAATTGCTCGATGGAGAGTCTAATGTTAATTTTGCAAGAAAAGTAAAACGTTCAGAAAAAACCATATCCCATCATAAAAGAAGAGCTTTGTTTAAGGTTGGGGTAGATGATATAAATTTATTTTATAATAACATAAATAAAGATATTTTCGATATTTTATGA